DNA sequence from the Halorussus limi genome:
GCGTACGACCGGGTGGTCTTCGACACTTCGCCGACCGGCGGAACGCTCCGCCTGCTCGCGCTCCCCGACTTCCTCGAAGGGTGGATAGACCGCCTCGTGAGCAAGCGCGAGAAGAGCATCGACCTCTACGAGAAGGCCGCCATCGGCGACCGGGAGGCCCGGCGAAAGACGGCGACCGACCCCATCATCGCTCGCCTGACCGAGCGCAAGGAGATGTTCGAGTTCGCCGGACGGACGCTGCGCGAGGACGCCGCCTTCTTCCTCGTGTTGAACCCCGACGAACTCTCCATCCACGAGACCCGCCGGGCCGTCGAAGACCTATCGGAGTACGACCTCGGCGTCGAGGGTCTCGTAATCAACAAAATCGCACCCGAACCCGACGAGGGCGAGGAGGGGACCGGCGCGACGTACCTCCGCGAGCGATACCGGACCGAGCGCGAGCGCATCGAGCGCATCGAGACCGAGTTCGCACAACCGGTCGTCGCCCGCATCGGTCAGCGCGTCGAGGAGGTGAAAGGCGACCTACTGGCAGACGTGGCGGACGAACTCGACATCGAAGTCGCGCCCGAGGTGAGCGTCTGAGGGGCCGGAAAGTATTCAAGCGAGATGAATGCTCGCATTTATTACTAGTTCTCGGCGCGACGCTCGCCTCGGCCCCGGAGAAGCGCCATCGCGTCCGTTGCGGTCGGTAACTCTAGGAAAAAATTTGAACAATCTTTAAGTCGCTGTTCTCCGTTCCCTTGGGACGAGGCGACACACCATGGTACAGGTAATTTGGTTGGTAGTTTCGGTGCTCGTACTGTTCAGCGCGGGGTATCTGGGATACTCCCGGTATCTCGCGAACTTCGTCGAACTCGACGAAGACCGAACGACGCCGGCACACAAGTACGAAGACGGGCAGGAGTACGTCCCGGCGAAGAAACCGGTCTTACTGGGGCATCACTATTCGAGTATCGCTGGCGGTGCGCCCATCGTCGGCCCCATCACGGCGGGAGTGGTGTGGGGTTGGGTGCCCGCGCTGCTGTGGATCGCCATCGGCAACCCCCTGATGGGGTCGGTCCACGACTTCGTGTCGCTGTCGAGCAGTCTGCGACACGAGGGCAAGTCCATCGGCTACATCATCGGCGAGTACGTCGGCGAGCGGGGCAAGAACATGCTGCTGTGGTTCGCGTTCCTGACCATCATCCTCGTCGTGGCGGTGTTCGCGCTGGTGGTCGCCATCGTGTTCAACGCCTTCCCGCAGGCGGCGACCGCGAGCCTCGTGTACATCGCGCTCGCGTTCGTGTTCGGCGTCTACCTCTATCAACTCAACCTCCCGTTCCTGCTCGGAACGGTCGTGTTCGTCACCGGCGTGTTCGGCGGCGTCTTCGCGGGCATCGAGTACCCGCTCGCGCTGTTCCCGGCCGCCGCCGACGCCTCGTACCCGGCGGGGACCATCGTCCTCTTCTCGGGCGGCGGCGGATGGATTCCCGGCGCGTCGAGCCTCGGGGTCAACACCGCGGCGTGGGTGCCCATCATCATCCTCTACGGCGGTCTGGCGAGCGCGCTCCCGGTGTGGATGCTGCTCCAACCGCGGGACTACCTCTCGTCGTTCCTGCTCTACAGCGGAGTCGGCGGCGCGCTGCTGGCCATCATCGTGGGCACCATCTTCGGCACGGCGTCCCAGCCCCTCGAAATCCAACTCGCCGCGTACAAGGGCTTCATGGGCGCGAGCGGGACGCCGTTGTTCCCGCTGCTGTTCATCACCATCGCGTGCGGGACCATCAGCGGGTTCCACTCGCTGGTCTCGTCGGGGACGACCGCCAAGCAGTTGAACAAGGAGACCGACGCCCGGACCATCGGCTACGGCGGCATGCTCGGCGAGGGCCTGCTGGCGACGGTCGCGCTCGCGACGGTCGCGCTCGTCGCCCCCGACGTGGGCGGCGGCATCGGTCTCGCGCTCCCGACGTTCGCCAGCGGCGGCGGCATCATCCTCACGTCGTTCGGCATCCCGACCTCGTTCGGCGGTCCGTTCATGGCGCTGGTGCTGGTTAGCTTCCTGCTGACCTCCACCGACACCGCGGTCCGCCTCGGACGGTACATGGTCGAGGAAATCGTCGGCACCGACGCGTCCGGCGTGGGCGAAGTCGCCAAGAACCGCTACGCCAACGCCGCGATACAGGGCGTCCCGGCGTACATCCTCATCACCAGCGGGTCGTGGCTCACCCTCTGGCAGTTGTTCGGCGGCGCGAACCAGTTGCTCGCGGCGCTCGCGCTCCTGACCGCGACGGTCTGGCTGGCTAACTGGGACGACTCGAAGCAACTCGTCTCGACAGGCGTGCCGATGGCGGTGATGGGCACCATCACCGTCCTCGGACTGGGTTGGCTCGCGTTCCACGACAACCTCTACGTCAAGTTCATCCAAGGAAGCGTGAACGACATGACGATGGTTCAGACGCTGTCGGCTATCACGCAGATGGTACTCGCGCTGGTACTCATCTACCTCGCGGTGTCGCTCATCAGAATCGGCTACGGCAATATCAAGGAGGCCCGCAGCGGCGCGGGTGTGGCCGCCACGGACGGCGGGAAACCGAGCGACGACTGACCGGTCCGGAGACCGGACCGCGGGCGAACTTTTCTTTCGCGCTCCGAGAACTCCGCGAGCGACCGGACTGGGAAATCTACCGACCCAAGAGACGAGCGAGGCGGCCGAGCAGTCCCGGAGGTCGCTCGGGGTCGGGCACGGAGTCCCACGTCCGGAACGCCGCGGTCACGTCGGCGCTCTCGCCGCCGACCGCCGCTTCGCGCTCTGGCGCGACGACCGCGAGCGTGACCTCGTAGTCGCCGTAGTAGCCCCACTTCAGGAGCGTGCGGTCCTTGAATCCCGAGACGAACTCGCGCACGTCGTCGGGCACCTCGGGCGCGACGACGACGAAGGTGAACTGGGTCCCGAAGTGTTCCTCGTCGGCGTCTATCCACTCGTCGGCGAGGTCGTGACCGAGGTCCACGAGGGCTTCGAGGTCCGGCACCGACACCGCGTCGGCCCGCCGGACGAAGAGGTGTTCGCGCTGTTCGTGATTGGCGTAGTTGAGCGCGGGGTGGAAAAACTCCTTCTGGGACTCGATTTTCAACTCCCCGTAGAGCGTGAACTCGCGGTCCCGGACTGCTCGGTCCTTTTCGAGGTCGTAGTTGAACATCAGGCGGTCGCTGACCCTATCGACGTACTCGTCGTCCCACTCGGGCACGTCGTCTGGAATCGCCTCCTCGGGGACCGTCTCGCCAGCGACGGTCACTTCGTCGTCCGAGTCGTCCGATGGAGACGACTCCGTCGTGGTGTCGGTCATTCGTCCGGTTCGTAGGCGTGGACGTCGTCGGTCGGCGGTGCGCCGAGGACGAGCGTCCGGACCGATTCGTCGGCGTCCTCGGGGACGAACGCGCGCTGGGGGCTGTCGGGTTCCACGACGAGAATCGACCCCTC
Encoded proteins:
- a CDS encoding ArsA family ATPase, whose product is MNKFVFFGGKGGVGKTTVSCAYGLKCVREGLKTLVVSTDPAHSTSDVFDQQFGDEPKPVEGYDDLWAMELDPDEEVQRHMREIKRTMSDQVSPSIVNEIDRQIELAHRTPGAYEAALFDRFIDVMRDSEAYDRVVFDTSPTGGTLRLLALPDFLEGWIDRLVSKREKSIDLYEKAAIGDREARRKTATDPIIARLTERKEMFEFAGRTLREDAAFFLVLNPDELSIHETRRAVEDLSEYDLGVEGLVINKIAPEPDEGEEGTGATYLRERYRTERERIERIETEFAQPVVARIGQRVEEVKGDLLADVADELDIEVAPEVSV
- a CDS encoding carbon starvation CstA family protein, with translation MVQVIWLVVSVLVLFSAGYLGYSRYLANFVELDEDRTTPAHKYEDGQEYVPAKKPVLLGHHYSSIAGGAPIVGPITAGVVWGWVPALLWIAIGNPLMGSVHDFVSLSSSLRHEGKSIGYIIGEYVGERGKNMLLWFAFLTIILVVAVFALVVAIVFNAFPQAATASLVYIALAFVFGVYLYQLNLPFLLGTVVFVTGVFGGVFAGIEYPLALFPAAADASYPAGTIVLFSGGGGWIPGASSLGVNTAAWVPIIILYGGLASALPVWMLLQPRDYLSSFLLYSGVGGALLAIIVGTIFGTASQPLEIQLAAYKGFMGASGTPLFPLLFITIACGTISGFHSLVSSGTTAKQLNKETDARTIGYGGMLGEGLLATVALATVALVAPDVGGGIGLALPTFASGGGIILTSFGIPTSFGGPFMALVLVSFLLTSTDTAVRLGRYMVEEIVGTDASGVGEVAKNRYANAAIQGVPAYILITSGSWLTLWQLFGGANQLLAALALLTATVWLANWDDSKQLVSTGVPMAVMGTITVLGLGWLAFHDNLYVKFIQGSVNDMTMVQTLSAITQMVLALVLIYLAVSLIRIGYGNIKEARSGAGVAATDGGKPSDD